GGGCCTCCCTGGACGGCGTACGGACTGGCGCTGCTGCCGCTGTGCCTGGCGGGGTTGCTGCCGCTCTGGTCAGTGGCGGCGCTGTGCGCTCTGTTCGCGCTGGGCGTGCGCTGGCCTGCCTGGGTGCAGGCGCGTGTGCTGGGCACGCAACTGCTGATCGGGCTGGGGATGCTGTCCGGCCTGCCCGGCAGTCTGGGTGACGGGGCGGCGCTGTTGCGTCTGGCCGGGCTGTACCTGCTGGCCAGCCTTGGCGGCTTTGCCCTGAGTGCCGCCGCGCACGCCCTGGAGGACGGCCGCCGCCGCGCCCTGCTGGTCCCGCTGGCCCTGGGGCTGCTGGCCCCGCAGGTGGGCGTGCCCCTGGCCCTGCTGGGCGGCGCGCTGGCCCGTCCCGGACCGGACGCCCGCCGCGCCCCGCTGACCGCCCCGGAACCGGCCCGCCGCTGGTGGGGCTTGCTGGCGCTGGGAGCCGCGCCGCTCCTGCTGCTGGCGCTGCTGCTGCCCGCCACCCCGGCCGGACCGGTTGGCCGGGAAACGGCAGTGGCGTCGTCGTCGGCGACTGTCCCGGCCCCGGTGCCCACGCCCGACAGCAGGTCCACCCCGGCCAGTGGGGCGACGGGTGCGCCACTGCTCCAGCCTTTCCGGCCCCCACAGAGCCTGAACCTGGGCGAGGTGAGCCATCAGCTGGAATTCATGCTGATGGCAGGTCTGATGCTGCTGGGCGCGGGTCTGAGCGTGCCCGCCCTGCGGCGCGCCCGTGGGCGGCCTCCCCACCCGGCCGAGTGGCTGATGGTGGCGGGCCTGTTGCTGACGGGCCTGCTGTGGGTGGTGGCGGCCGTCATGCTGTACATGGGCGGGTCGGGCAGCCCGGCCACGCTCCCGCCAGCCTTGCCGGAACCGGAGGGCCAGCCGGGAGCCGGGGGTGGCCCTGCCAGCGTGGACGCGGCGCGCGTGATCGACCTGTCGTGGCTGATGCCCACGCTGACCTGGGTCACTCTGGCGCTGGTGCTCGCGCTGGCCGGGGCGTTGCTGTGGCTGCGGCGCCAGGGCACCCCGGACCCGGCCCTGCCCGGCGACCCGCCGGATCTGCCTCCTGACGCGCCCGCCACCCAGGCCGCCGCCACGCACCGTGTCCGCGAGGCGTACCGCGCCGCGCAGACCGCCCTGAGCGCCGCCGGGTGGCCGCGCGTGGCTGCCGAGACACCCGCCGCGTACGCTGCCCGCCTGGGCGCGCTGCACGCTCCACTGGCCGCGCCGCTCGCCACCCTGACCGCCGCGTACGAACCCGTCCGCTACGGCGGCCGCCTGACCGACGAGGACGCCGCGCAGGCCGAACAGGCCGCCGACCTCCTGACCCGCACGCTCCCCACCCTGCCCCCCGCACCCACCGAGGACACCCCATGACCCAGACCCTGACCCCCATCACTTCCGCCCCCACCCCCACACCGGACTTCGCCCGCGCGGTCCTGGAGAATGTCGCCCGCGTCCTGGTCGGCAAGGAAGCCGTGACCCGCCTCGCGCTGGCAGGCATCCTGGCCGGCGGGCACGTGCTGCTGGAGGACGCGCCGGGCACCGGCAAGACCATGCTGGCCCGCGCCCTGGCCGTCAGTCTGGGCCTGGACTTTCAGCGGGTGCAGTTCACGCCGGACCTGCTGCCGGGCGACGTGACCGGCGTCAGCGTGTTCCGCCCGCAGTCCGGCACCTTCGAGTTCGTGCCCGGCCCGGTCTTCACCGGGGTGCTGCTGGCCGACGAGATCAACCGCGCCACGCCCCGCACGCAGTCCGCGCTCCTTGAGGCGATGGGGGAGGGGCAGGTCACGGAATCCGGCGTGACCCGCCCGCTGCCCACGCCGTTCGTGGTGATCGCCACGCAGAACCCCATCGAGAACGAAGGCACCTACCGCCTGCCCGAAGCGCAACTGGACCGTTTCCTGCTGCGCCTGTCCGTCGGGTACCCCACCCACGAGGAGGAGGTGCGGATGCTCGCCCGCCTCCAGACGCAGCACCCGATTGCCACGCTGGGGGCCGTCACCACGCCCGCCGCGCTGCTGGACGCCCAGGCGCAGGTCCGCGCCGTGTTCGTCGCGCCCGAGGTGCAGGCGTACCTCGCGCGCCTGAGCGCCCGCACCCGCACGCACCCCAGCGTCACCCTGGGCGCCGGGCCGCGCGCCAGCCTCGCCCTCCAGGGGGTCGCGCAGGCCCTCGCGTGGCTGGCCGGGCGGTCCTTCGTCACCCCGGACGACGTGCAGGCGGCCGCGCCCGGCGTCCTCGCCCACCGCCTGAGCCTGCGCATCGAGGCGCGGCTCCAGGGTGTGCCCGACCACGCCATCGTCACCGAGCTGCTGAAGGCCGAACCCGTCCCTGCTGAACTCAGCGCGCCGCCCGCCCGGTGAACACGCTGTCCGTTGCCCTGATCACCGCCCTGCCCTGGCTGCTGCTGGTCGGCGCGGTCCTGGCCGCCCTGTGGTGGGGCTCACGCCGCCCGCCCGGTGTCAGCGTGGAACGCCTCCTGCCTGCCACGGGATTCGAGGGCACCCGCGTCCCGCTGACCGTGCGCGTCACGCTGCGCAGCCGCCGCCCCCTGCGCGTCCTGCTGGACGACCCCACGCCGCGCGGCGTCGTCCCGGCCGTGACGCCCGAACTCAGCGTGCGCCTGCTGGGCCACGCGGAGCACGACCTGACCACCACCCTGACCCTCAACCGGCGCGGCGCGCACGACTGGCCCGGCGGCACCCTGCGCTGGGCCGACCCGCTCGGGCTGTTCTGGCACTCCGCGCCGCTGCCCGGACCGCCCACCACCCTGGACGTGTTTCCCGGCACGCACGGACTGATCCTGCCGGACCTGCTGCGCCCCCTGCTCTCGGAAGGCACCCTGACCCGCCGCGTCGGCCTGGACGACCCGCTGAGCCTGCGCGGCGTGCGCGACTACGTGCCCGGAGACCCGCCCGGCCGGGTTCACTGGCGCCTGAGTGCCCGCACCGGCACCCTGACCGTCCGCGAACCCGAACGCACCGCCGCGAGCAGCCTCACGGTCTTCGTGGACACCAGCAGTGGCGGTGAGGTCTTCGTGGACAGCGCCGCCCGCCTCGCCGCCAGCCTCGTCCGCGAGGCCGCCAGCCTGGGCCTGCCCGTCGCGGCCGCCACCAGCGCCGCCCTGAGCCCCAGCGGCCGCGACCCGCTGTCCATGCAGGCCGCCCTTCGCCTGCTGGCCCGCCTCGCCCCGGATCCCGCCCCGCCCTACCTGCCCCCCACCCGCAGCGGCGGGAACCTGATCATCCTGACCGCCAGCCCCGGCCCGGACCTGCTGACCCAGGCCCTGAGGGCGCGCGCCACCGCCGCCCGCGTCACCATCGTCACGCTGCCCGAAGGCTACTACCTGGAACCCGGCGAGCAACCCCGCCGCCAGTGGAGTGGCCTGCCCGACGCCGCCCGCGACCTCGAACGCCGCGCCGCCGCGCTGGCCGGAGCGGGCATTCAGGTCGTGATCCTGCGCGGCAACCAGAGCGTCCTGACCCTCGCCCACTGAACGCCCCCACCCTCAACGAACGGTGGGCTGCACATGAAGGACCGTTTCAGGCGCCTTCCGGGCCAGCGCAGTAGCGTAAGACCATGACCAACGACGACACCAACACCCCCCACGACGAGAAGACCATCCGCAACGTGGACCTGCAGTTCATGGGCAAGGAAGACACCGCCGAGGAAATCGACGCCGAAGTCAACGCCGAAAGCCGCGAGGCCGGCGCGTACCGCGAACGCGGCATGGACAAACACGACGTCGAATCTGCCCAGAGCATGGACGCCAGCGACCCGCCCAGCAGCAACATGGGCGACGCGAGCTGAACTCCACCCGCAGGCCCCGCTGATCCACTCATGCGGACTCCGATTGAATGGCTTTGCAAGCTGTTCAGTCGGAGTTCGCATAGATCCGTCAGTCGGTCTGCGCAATCGTCACGCAGGGCAGAATACCGGTGGCGGCGCGTATGGTACGAATGAAGCGATGACCGCCTTCACCCGCCACGCCACGCCCCGCCACGGTGACCGGTCCGCATGAGCGAATTCGATGAACTTCAGGCCGTGATCCGCCGCCACGCCGACGCCCGGCAGGCCGAGCAGCGCGCCTGCGAGGCGTTCCTGAACGCCCTGTACCACGCGCTACGCACGGCCAGCGGCCCTGGCCTGCCGCTGAACAACGTCACGCTGGAATTCACGGCCGACCCTGTCGTGCGGCTGCGGCCCGCTCCGGCCGGGAGTTACCATGCCGCGTGGCTGCGCCTGGGCCTGTGCGAGGTGCTGGTGCGGGTGCGCCGCGCCGACGGGGCTTTTCAGGGCGAGTACGGGCCGGGCTGCGCCTTCCGGCTGGAACGGACCGGCGAGGACGAACTGCTGGCCCTGGCCCGCACCCTGCTGCGGGACGTGACCGCCGCGTACGGAGGCGAACAGGTGACCGCCGCCCAACTGAACTGATACGGACTCCGATTGTTTCGTTAACAACCCGGAACAGCACCGGGTTGC
The genomic region above belongs to Deinococcus seoulensis and contains:
- a CDS encoding DUF4129 domain-containing protein, which encodes MARLLLVSPHVVRRVLNAAPLGVTGGPPWTAYGLALLPLCLAGLLPLWSVAALCALFALGVRWPAWVQARVLGTQLLIGLGMLSGLPGSLGDGAALLRLAGLYLLASLGGFALSAAAHALEDGRRRALLVPLALGLLAPQVGVPLALLGGALARPGPDARRAPLTAPEPARRWWGLLALGAAPLLLLALLLPATPAGPVGRETAVASSSATVPAPVPTPDSRSTPASGATGAPLLQPFRPPQSLNLGEVSHQLEFMLMAGLMLLGAGLSVPALRRARGRPPHPAEWLMVAGLLLTGLLWVVAAVMLYMGGSGSPATLPPALPEPEGQPGAGGGPASVDAARVIDLSWLMPTLTWVTLALVLALAGALLWLRRQGTPDPALPGDPPDLPPDAPATQAAATHRVREAYRAAQTALSAAGWPRVAAETPAAYAARLGALHAPLAAPLATLTAAYEPVRYGGRLTDEDAAQAEQAADLLTRTLPTLPPAPTEDTP
- a CDS encoding AAA family ATPase; translation: MTQTLTPITSAPTPTPDFARAVLENVARVLVGKEAVTRLALAGILAGGHVLLEDAPGTGKTMLARALAVSLGLDFQRVQFTPDLLPGDVTGVSVFRPQSGTFEFVPGPVFTGVLLADEINRATPRTQSALLEAMGEGQVTESGVTRPLPTPFVVIATQNPIENEGTYRLPEAQLDRFLLRLSVGYPTHEEEVRMLARLQTQHPIATLGAVTTPAALLDAQAQVRAVFVAPEVQAYLARLSARTRTHPSVTLGAGPRASLALQGVAQALAWLAGRSFVTPDDVQAAAPGVLAHRLSLRIEARLQGVPDHAIVTELLKAEPVPAELSAPPAR
- a CDS encoding DUF58 domain-containing protein gives rise to the protein MNTLSVALITALPWLLLVGAVLAALWWGSRRPPGVSVERLLPATGFEGTRVPLTVRVTLRSRRPLRVLLDDPTPRGVVPAVTPELSVRLLGHAEHDLTTTLTLNRRGAHDWPGGTLRWADPLGLFWHSAPLPGPPTTLDVFPGTHGLILPDLLRPLLSEGTLTRRVGLDDPLSLRGVRDYVPGDPPGRVHWRLSARTGTLTVREPERTAASSLTVFVDTSSGGEVFVDSAARLAASLVREAASLGLPVAAATSAALSPSGRDPLSMQAALRLLARLAPDPAPPYLPPTRSGGNLIILTASPGPDLLTQALRARATAARVTIVTLPEGYYLEPGEQPRRQWSGLPDAARDLERRAAALAGAGIQVVILRGNQSVLTLAH
- a CDS encoding M-like protein; this encodes MTNDDTNTPHDEKTIRNVDLQFMGKEDTAEEIDAEVNAESREAGAYRERGMDKHDVESAQSMDASDPPSSNMGDAS